In a single window of the Candidatus Tisiphia endosymbiont of Nemotelus nigrinus genome:
- a CDS encoding biotin--[acetyl-CoA-carboxylase] ligase, with amino-acid sequence MSWQEKYNLLIFDEIDSTSSEAIRMAKTCPDKNYVILAKNQTKSRGRNSRIWHSSLGNLHVSILLNHQINLAYVPQLSFVMAIVVYKTINSLTTSSRNSIKLKWPNDILINDKKVSGILLESISINNNNYLIIGIGINIKKSPVNIDQLATNLSYENIEVKDTEYLLDILMINFEKYFSRWKEQGFSKIRQYWLKHAYKLGKMVSVNDGNAKISGIFKDIDEYGGIRIQLEDGKVVTLLSPEIS; translated from the coding sequence ATGTCTTGGCAGGAAAAATATAATCTACTAATTTTTGATGAGATAGATAGTACTAGTTCTGAAGCTATTAGAATGGCTAAGACTTGTCCTGATAAAAATTATGTAATATTGGCAAAAAATCAGACAAAATCGCGTGGAAGAAATAGTAGAATTTGGCATTCTAGTTTAGGGAATTTGCATGTTAGTATATTATTAAATCATCAGATTAATCTTGCTTATGTTCCGCAATTATCTTTTGTTATGGCTATTGTTGTCTATAAAACCATTAATTCTTTGACTACTAGCTCAAGAAATTCTATCAAATTAAAATGGCCTAATGATATTTTAATAAACGATAAGAAAGTATCGGGTATATTGCTTGAATCTATTAGTATCAATAACAATAATTATCTTATTATAGGTATTGGTATTAATATCAAGAAGAGTCCTGTAAATATTGATCAATTGGCAACTAATTTATCTTATGAAAATATAGAAGTAAAAGATACAGAATATTTATTAGATATATTGATGATTAATTTTGAAAAATATTTTAGTAGATGGAAGGAACAAGGATTTAGCAAAATAAGACAATATTGGCTTAAACATGCCTACAAATTGGGTAAAATGGTTAGCGTAAATGATGGAAACGCAAAAATCTCAGGAATTTTTAAAGATATAGATGAATATGGTGGTATAAGAATTCAACTTGAAGATGGCAAGGTAGTTACCTTACTTAGTCCTGAGATATCGTAG
- a CDS encoding 3-deoxy-manno-octulosonate cytidylyltransferase → MHSDVAIIIPSRLDSVRLPKKPLQLVGGISIIERVLRQVYSTKLKNIYVATDSEIIAKKVTDCGGQFIMTSPECQTGTERVYQAFQAIPNNQHINYILNVQGDMPFIEPESIIKVIENLKSSSHDIMTPVVKVGIDAVNGHSNVKVIADHNDRALYFSRSLIPHGAEEFLYHVGMYGFRKEALTKFINLPASILELNEKLEQLRALQNNMSIGVCYVNNIPISVDTVEDLNKAIKFYQQHNVTT, encoded by the coding sequence ATGCATTCTGATGTTGCAATTATTATCCCTTCAAGACTTGATTCGGTAAGACTTCCTAAGAAACCTCTACAACTTGTAGGAGGAATCTCAATAATTGAGCGTGTTCTTAGGCAAGTATATTCAACCAAACTAAAAAATATTTATGTGGCAACTGATTCAGAAATTATAGCTAAAAAAGTTACTGATTGTGGTGGACAATTCATTATGACAAGCCCAGAATGCCAAACTGGTACCGAACGTGTATACCAAGCGTTTCAAGCCATACCAAATAATCAGCATATTAATTATATCCTGAATGTACAGGGTGATATGCCTTTTATTGAACCAGAATCAATTATTAAAGTTATTGAAAACCTAAAGTCCAGTAGCCATGATATTATGACCCCAGTAGTAAAAGTCGGTATAGACGCCGTAAATGGTCATAGTAATGTCAAGGTTATTGCTGACCATAACGATAGGGCTTTGTATTTTTCTCGTAGTCTTATACCACACGGTGCGGAAGAATTTCTATATCATGTAGGAATGTATGGGTTTCGCAAAGAAGCATTAACTAAATTCATAAACTTACCAGCCTCAATTTTAGAATTAAACGAGAAACTCGAACAATTAAGAGCATTACAAAATAATATGTCCATAGGGGTATGTTATGTTAACAATATCCCTATTTCTGTTGATACAGTAGAAGATTTAAACAAAGCTATCAAATTTTATCAACAACATAATGTTACTACATAA
- the folE gene encoding GTP cyclohydrolase I FolE — MTLKKPTTEEAKEAVKTLLRFIGEDPNREGLLKTPDRVIKTYQEMFCGYDKNIEEILSTKFYETGNFQDFILLKDIKFNSFCEHHLLPINGTVDIAYIPDNCIIGISKFARIVDVFAKRLQIQEKMTVQIAETLQEYIKPMGVAVRISALHSCMTLRGVMQNDSIMNTMHYTGIYLEQQKYRHEFLNIIAKK; from the coding sequence ATGACCCTGAAAAAACCTACTACAGAAGAAGCCAAAGAGGCAGTTAAAACTTTATTACGATTTATTGGTGAAGATCCAAATAGAGAAGGGTTACTAAAAACCCCTGATAGAGTAATAAAAACTTACCAAGAAATGTTTTGTGGGTATGATAAAAATATAGAAGAAATATTATCTACTAAGTTTTATGAGACTGGTAACTTTCAGGACTTTATTTTATTAAAAGACATAAAGTTTAACTCTTTTTGCGAACATCATTTATTGCCAATAAATGGTACGGTTGATATAGCTTATATACCAGATAATTGTATAATAGGTATCAGTAAATTTGCCAGAATAGTTGATGTTTTTGCAAAAAGACTGCAGATTCAAGAGAAAATGACAGTACAAATTGCTGAAACATTACAGGAATATATTAAGCCTATGGGTGTTGCGGTCAGGATTTCTGCACTACATAGTTGTATGACTCTTAGAGGCGTTATGCAAAATGATAGTATTATGAATACTATGCATTATACTGGTATATATTTAGAGCAGCAGAAATATCGCCACGAGTTTTTAAATATTATTGCTAAGAAATAA
- the proS gene encoding proline--tRNA ligase encodes MLLSKYFLPVLKEEPVEAQVVSHKLMLRSGMIRQQSAGIYSWLPMGLKALKNVENIVRLNMNKVDAIEILMPCIQPASLWMESGRFENYGKEMLKFQDRHDNTLLFGPTNEDMVTDIFRNNIQSYKDLPKNLYHIQWKFRDEIRPRFGVMRGREFLMKDAYSFDIDQISAIRTYNQMYLAYIQTFRDMGLRVIPVLADNGQIGGDLSHEFHILADNGESTIFYDKKFLSLTDQESLDIEKLQSLYAAAEEKHEHDKCLLTEENLASSKAIEVGHIFYLGTKYSKTMKALVNTSDGSLVPVEMSSYGIGISRLLAAIIESSHDEKGIIWPPNIAPFMVSILNLNVLDGKCNELSQNLYDKLVANKIATLYDDTNERAGKKFATHDLIGSPYQIIIGSKNSANDVVELKDRRTGKIEELAVSNVVDSILDHSNCKRVT; translated from the coding sequence ATGTTATTATCAAAATATTTTTTACCAGTGCTAAAGGAAGAGCCAGTAGAGGCACAAGTAGTTTCTCACAAGCTGATGCTTAGAAGCGGTATGATAAGACAGCAATCTGCTGGGATTTATAGCTGGTTACCTATGGGGTTAAAAGCCTTGAAAAATGTTGAGAATATTGTTCGTCTTAATATGAATAAAGTAGATGCCATTGAGATATTAATGCCTTGTATTCAACCAGCATCTTTGTGGATGGAATCTGGAAGATTTGAAAATTATGGTAAGGAAATGTTAAAGTTTCAGGATCGCCATGATAATACTTTATTATTTGGACCTACTAATGAGGATATGGTTACTGATATTTTTAGGAATAATATTCAGTCCTATAAAGATTTGCCAAAGAACTTATATCATATCCAGTGGAAGTTTAGGGATGAAATTAGACCTCGCTTTGGAGTAATGCGTGGTAGAGAGTTTTTAATGAAAGATGCATATTCTTTTGATATAGATCAAATAAGTGCAATAAGGACTTATAATCAAATGTATTTGGCATATATACAAACTTTCCGTGACATGGGACTCCGGGTGATTCCAGTACTTGCTGATAATGGTCAAATAGGTGGGGATTTAAGCCATGAGTTCCATATTCTTGCTGATAATGGTGAGAGTACTATTTTTTATGACAAAAAGTTTTTATCTTTAACAGATCAGGAAAGTTTAGATATTGAAAAATTACAATCCTTATATGCGGCAGCAGAAGAAAAACATGAACATGATAAATGTTTGTTAACAGAAGAGAATCTTGCTAGTAGTAAAGCCATAGAGGTTGGTCATATTTTTTATCTTGGTACAAAATATTCTAAGACAATGAAGGCTCTAGTAAATACTAGTGATGGTAGTCTTGTGCCAGTAGAAATGAGCTCTTATGGTATAGGTATTTCAAGACTTCTAGCTGCCATAATCGAATCAAGTCATGATGAAAAAGGGATTATATGGCCGCCAAATATTGCTCCTTTTATGGTATCAATATTAAATTTGAACGTACTTGATGGTAAATGCAATGAACTCTCGCAAAATCTATATGACAAACTCGTAGCCAATAAAATAGCAACATTATACGATGATACAAATGAGAGAGCTGGTAAAAAATTTGCCACTCATGATCTTATCGGTTCGCCATATCAAATAATTATTGGTTCGAAGAACTCTGCCAATGACGTGGTTGAATTAAAAGATCGTAGGACAGGCAAAATAGAAGAATTAGCTGTGAGTAATGTGGTTGATAGTATCCTAGACCATAGCAATTGTAAGAGGGTGACTTGA